A window of Burkholderiales bacterium genomic DNA:
CCAGCTATTTCCTGCAGAAAATGCTGAAGGATCCAATTGGCAAATTGACCGCCCATCGCTACCAGGTCACGGGAACCTGGATCGAGCCAACCTTGTCTCCGCTCAACGAAACGGCGGCGCCCGAGTGAGGGCTATGAACGCGGTCGGGCAGTCATTCCAGGTCGCAGCCATCCAGATGGCGTCGGGCCCGAACGTGCAGGCGAATCTCAATGAAGCGCGGCGCCTGATAGAAATGGCCGCTGCGCAGGGTGCGAGGCTGGTCGCGCTGCCCGAGTACTTCGCGATCATGGGGCTCCGCGACGACGACAAGGTCAAAGTGCGCGAGCCGCAAGGCAGTGGACCAATCCAGCAGTTTCTGTCGGATACCGCGAAGCGCTGCGGCATCTGGCTGCTGGGCGGCTCGGTTCCGCTCGAATCGGGATTTGCCGACAAGGTTCGCAACAGCTCGCTGCTGTATGACGACTGCGGCAGGCTCGTTGCGCGCTACGACAAGATTCATTTGTTCGGGCTCGATCTCGCCGGCGAGCGCTACTCTGAGGAAAAAACCATAGAGGCAGGCAATGCCGTCGTCGTTGCCGAAACCGAGTTCGGCCGCATCGGCTTATCCATTTGCTATGACTTGCGTTTCCCCGAGCTGTATCGCGCGATGCAGGACGTCGATCTGATTATGGTGCCTTCGGCGTTTACCGAAACGACCGGCAAAGCGCACTGGGAAACACTGCTGCGCGCGCGCGCCATCGAAAACCTCGCGTTCGTGGTGGCGCCGGCGCAAGGCGGGTATCACGTCAGCGGCCGCGAAACCCATGGCAACAGCATGATCGTCGATCCGTGGGGCGTGGTGCTCGATCGCCTGCCGCGCGGTTCCGGCGTGGTCCTCGCAAGCATCGATCGCGGATACCAGTCGAGTTTGCGCGCCAGTTTGCCGGCGCTACGGCATCGCACCTTGCACGATTGCTGAACCGGGCGCACAAGCTCGGTGCGCTGGAAGATTGCTGCGTCACGGCAGGTGCAATGTTTGGTTCATTCCCGGCCGGGGAAGGCTGGGGTCTGCCGACGGGCCGAATAGCGCCGCATGTTAAAATGCCCCTGAACCTCGCTGTCTGCGCGGTTTCCAATCCGATCAAGCCACGAACCCGAGTCGAAATTCATGCAAACCCAAACCGCATCCTCCGAAAAGCTCGCCGAAAAGCTGTTTCAGACCGCCAATAACACTTTGCTCGAGCCTTATTCGCTCGACGACGGCAAGCTGCAGCAGGTGTTCGGGCAGATCTTGTCGCACCGCGTCGATTACGCCGATCTGTATTTTCAGTACAGCCGCTCCGAAGGCTGGAGCCTGGAAGAAGGCATGGTCAAGGCCGGCAGTTTCAATATCGAGCAGGGCGTCGGCGTGCGCGCCCTGAGCGGCGAGAAAACGGCGTTCGCCTATTCCGATGACATCAGCATTCCGGCGCTGGAATCGGCGGCGCAGGCAACGCGAGCGATCGCAAGCCAGGGCGACGACAGCCGCGCGCGCATCGTCAGGCGCGGCAATGGTCTGGATCGCGCAAGCCTGTACGCGCCCGACGATCCGCTGGCGAGCCTGAGCGACGAGCGCAAGGTGGCGCTGCTCGAAAAACTCGAAGGCTACGCGCGCGCGATCGATCCGCGCATCACGCAGGTCATGGCCAGCCTCGGCGGCGAATATGAAGTCGTGTTGATCGCGCGCAGCGATGGCGTAATGGCCGCCGACGTGCGTCC
This region includes:
- a CDS encoding carbon-nitrogen hydrolase family protein, which produces MNAVGQSFQVAAIQMASGPNVQANLNEARRLIEMAAAQGARLVALPEYFAIMGLRDDDKVKVREPQGSGPIQQFLSDTAKRCGIWLLGGSVPLESGFADKVRNSSLLYDDCGRLVARYDKIHLFGLDLAGERYSEEKTIEAGNAVVVAETEFGRIGLSICYDLRFPELYRAMQDVDLIMVPSAFTETTGKAHWETLLRARAIENLAFVVAPAQGGYHVSGRETHGNSMIVDPWGVVLDRLPRGSGVVLASIDRGYQSSLRASLPALRHRTLHDC